CCGCAGCGTCAAAGTAACAGGCGGGAAGCTCTCCGTTCTTCCTGTGGTAATGGACACATTCACAACACATACCCTTCCTGGAGCACGGATCATAAGAACAGTTACATATATCAAGATTCC
This genomic stretch from Candidatus Omnitrophota bacterium harbors:
- a CDS encoding DUF6485 family protein, yielding MQCNKDRNLDICNCSYDPCSRKGMCCECVHYHRKNGELPACYFDAAAEKTYDRSIENFIRMYKG